The Anopheles gambiae chromosome 2, idAnoGambNW_F1_1, whole genome shotgun sequence genomic sequence TGGTGAAGAGTCTTTTTAGTTAAATTGTAGCcaacattgataaaaaagttactattaaaaaatatttgttacATACAAATTCCATCGCGCAATCGTGTCACCACCGTCTGTGTGTTGTGCAGCCCTGTCCAGTTGCGCCACTGCAAAAGAGATGTCGAACACTAGGGTAACGAGCTCTGTTTCGTTGGTTAAAATTTCATACCGACCGTTTCAATAACGATAGTTTTGCACCGATTTGCACTAATAAACTGAACAATTAGCTCAACAGAATATTTAATTACCGAACGAATCTATAATTCCACCGTTTTACAAACAAATTCCTTCGCACGTGCCtactacatacacacacacacacatcctcaCCGTTGCTACGTTACCATTCAacacacgtgcacacacaaggtggtggtggtggtggtagtgtttCAGCGCTATATTCTCGGgcgcacacactctcaccCTTAGCGCCCCATTGAATAATAACTGCGAGCGATTGCGAATTaaacagcggcagcagcagtcgtcGCGCGATCCTTCACCACAGCGGACCGCCCATCGTGTACCGTGTTATCAGTGGGGGATCTTTGCATCCGTCCCCCGTCTTTCACCGTGCAAACGCGTACGTCATAAACAGCCGGCAACGAACCGGGAGGTGGGGAGAAAGGGTTGTCAAGTAAAACAGCTGATTTTCGGCTTGCTGTGTGAGGGGAGTAAAAAGagaaccaaacaacaaacttgCATACCactgcgtgtgtttgtgtacgcgtgtgtttgtgtgtatatgtgaaCCACAGAGTGGGTGATATTAGCAAGGGCGacagtgttgttggtggtggcgttcagccaaaaacacaaaaaaacgcgcTACTAGTTGCGGggttctttctctttcttcttttttattttctttatcgCCCCCCACGATTGATGCAAACGAATTAGAAACAATCGCAACGCAACAATCTTGTGTTAGCAAATGCATTGTGTCAAACGTTCCCCCGAGCGAACGCAATGAAAGAGAGACCACTCTGGGCGCCCTTGCTCTTAAAGATCtgaaagacaaacaaaagcaTGTTGAACCGGCCGGCCAAGTGCTGCCCAAACCTGCTGGAACGTGTTCCGGCTGGACATCCGCCGCCGACATTGATAagaccatttttttttatataaatcaaACACAACGGCCTAGCGCGTGCGACAAACGCGGTACCACCGTGTGCCGGTGGTTGTATTTGCCCACCGACTAacgcttttatttattttaattaaagtgCCATCCCCCCTCCCGCCCATTCCTCGCCCGACTGAAGTGAAGGGCGTAAAGTGAAGTGTATTCCCCCGCAGCTTAAGTGAGCGCCCGCTTATCACATTAGTGTCCAGGAAGCCCACCGCTCAAGGCAAATGGAAGCGACGCGCGTTCGGCTTAGCCCGAATCCTCGCCAGAAGGCAAACTTCCTCTCAGTGCTAACCTTCTggtggacggtggacatgTTCCGGAAGGGCTACAATCAAACGTTTGATATCAGCGATCTGTACACaccgctggaggaggatcgTGCCGATCGGTTGGGCAATCGTTTGGAACGGTAACGAtcgggtgtatgtgtgtgttgcgcgGGATGAAATTTaaaccttccccccccccccccccccttttttatCCCACAGACAGTGGCACCGGCAGCTCGAGCGGCAGCGCTACACGCCATCCCACAGCCCCTCCCTAGTAAGGGCCATCTTCCGGACGCTGTGGAAGGAATGGGTCACCCTGTCCGTGCTGGCGTTCTTTGCCGAGGTTGTGCTGCGCCTGCTGCAGCCGATTTTTCTCGGCCGAATGCTGCTCTACTTCCGGTGAGTAGTGCTAAGGCCCGCCTCAACCACTCATCGGCCATCGGCTCattttgctccttttttcgGTTGCTTTCGTCCAGCGAAGGATCGAACGTGACGCGCGAGGACGCACTGTACTACGCCTGCTGCATGGTGGCGGTGCGAGCCATCATCGTCCTGTGCGACAACCAGTACGGCATCATCTCGGTGCTGACCGGGGTGAAGGCGAAGATTGCTGTCTGCAGCGTGGTGTACCGGAAGTCGCTGCGGCTGGCGCGCAACGCGCTCGGCGACACCTCGCCCGGGAAGATGGTGAACCTGATGTCGAACGATGTGAACCGGTTCGATATCGCGTCCTACCTGGTCTGCTTCATGTGGACGTCCCCGCTGGTGATGCTGCTCGCCTCCGTGCTACTCTGGTACGAGATCGGTTGGTCCGGTGTGGCCGGGCTGGTGGCGATCGTCATCATTACGCCGATACAGTGTGAGTTGAGAGCGCGAAGGGGAGCAGTTTTACCTTAAAAACCGGATTCACAGGGAAAATCGTCATTCAAACATTAAGCTTTTCCTTTAATCGCACTGTACTCTGAATTGCCTTACCATCTGCTCCCTCCCGCTTTGCAGCATATACTGGCACGTTGACGTCACGGTACCGTTTGCGCACCGCACTCAAGACGGACGAGCGCATCCGGCTAATGGACGAAATCATTGCCGGCATCGCCGTCATCAAGCTGTACGCCTGGGAGCGACCGTTCGCGAAGCTCATCTCCCAGGCACGGCGCAACGAGATGCGGGAGGTGCTGAAGAGCGGCTACCTGCGGGCACTGTACATGTCCTTCCAGTTGTTCACCACCCGGGCCGCCATACTGGGCGTGATGCTGGCGTTCATAGCGCTCGACGAGGACATTACCGCGGCGAAGGTGTTCGTCGCCGCCAGCTACCTGTCCAACGTGTCCTACACGATGGCCGGCCTGTTCGGCCGGGGCATTGCCGAGCTGGGGGAAGGGCTGGTGGCGACCCGGCGGCTGCAGCGCTTTCTCGAGTACGATGAGGTGCAGGCGCCCGCAAAACCGAACCAAGCCACTGGAAAGGAGAAGGAAAATGGCACCGTGAGTGAGGCGCGCCGTTTGCTGAACGAACCAACGGACGGGCCGCTGCCGGACGGGGTGGCCATCCAGCTGCGTGCGCTGACCGCCCGCTGGACCGTGCCGGGTGAGGTGGACAGCGAGCGGGTGAAGGTCGTGCCGCCGGCGACCCTGTCCGAGCTGAGCGTTCAGTTTAGGCGGGGCAGCTTGATCGGCATCGTCGGGCCGGTCGGTTCGGGCAAGAGCTCCGTGCTGCAGGTGCTGCTGCGGGAGCTACCGGTCGAGAGTGGCCGTTTGCAGCTGGCCCGCGGCTGCTCGATCGCTTACGCCAGCCAGGAACCGTGGCTGTTTACCGGCAGTTTGCGGCAGAACGTTCTGTTCGGTGAACAGCTCGACCAGTACCGGTACCGGCAGGTGCTGAAGGTTTGCGCCCTGCAGCCGGATCTGGCCCATCTGCCGGCGGGTGATATGACCGTGATTGGCGAGCGAGGCGTTTCGCTGTCCGGTGGCCAGAAGGCACGCATCTGGTAAGCGTGGAAAGAGTGGAAAGCCGCTTAGAATGTTGCATTAAACAGAcgtccctttttccctttggCAGCTTGGCACGGGCCGTCTACCGGCAGGCGGACGTGTACCTGCTGGACGACCCGCTCAGTGCGGTGGATGCGCACGTCGCCAAACACCTGTTCGAGCTGTGCATCGGCAACGGGGGCTTCCTGAAGCGGCGCAACCCGAACGCAACGCGCATACTGGTGACGCATCAGGTTCACTTTCTGAAGCAGGCGGACTGGGTCGTTGTCATGAAGGAGGTACTGTTGGGTGGTAAAGGGTTTTTTCGTGCGTTTAAACATGCTAATGATTGACCGTTTGGCATTGACAGGGTCGGGTAGAGGCGCAAGGCACACCGCAAGAGCTGCAGCAGCGTGGCATCGAGCTGGAACATCTGGAGCCGTCGTCCGAATGCATGGACGGGGACGCGTCCACGCATCCCGCTAGCAATCGCACGATTTCACACACCTCCACCGCATCCACCGTCACGGTGGACAGTGTAACGCTCGAGGAGTTCAACGCCGGCGATGGGGACGAGCAGGAGGCGGCCAAGAACAAGTTCGAAGCGTCCTCGCAAGGAACCGTCCCGGGCTCGGTGTTTCTGCAGTACGCGTCCAGTGCCGGCAGCTGGCTGATCTTTGTCGGGCTGGTGCTCCTGTTCGCCATCACGCAGCTGATCGTGAGCGTGGCCGACTGGTGGCTGTCGTACTGGACCGGGCTGGAGGAAACTGCCGGCTCGGGGCGGCCGATTGCGCCCGATCGCAATCaaaccgagcagcagcaggccgaCGATCCCACCAGCCACCAACTCAGCAGAGATATGTGCGTTCTCGTGCATGCCACACTGGTGGGCACCATCTTTTTCGTGGCCATACTGCGTGCCTTTGGGTTTTACAAGGCGTGCGCCCGTGCCTCACAGTCCATCCACGATGCCGTGTTTTCGGGGTTCATCGGCGCCCGGATGCGCTTCTTCGAGACGAACGCGTCCGGCCGCATCCTGAACCGCTTCTCCAAGGATATGGGCGCGATGGACGACATGCTGCCCAAGTCGATACTGGACGCCACGCAAACACTGCTCATGTTTGCCGGCGccatgctggtggtggtgtttgtgcAACCGTTCTTCATGGTACCGATCATGCTGCTGTTCGTGGTGCTACTGTTTGCGCGCCGAGTGTACCTGCGCACGTCACAAAACACGCGCCGGCTCGAGGGAATAAGTAAGTAGCACATCGCCTCCGACACCCAAGTAGCATCAAATCTGTTTGTAATCGTTTGTGGCACTATTCGCTTTCATTTCTTCTCAGCCAGATCGCCCATCTTCACGCACATTGCGGCCACCCTGACCGGGCTGCCGACGATACGGGCCTACGGCGTGCAGGAGCTACTCATCCGCGAGTTCGACACGCACCAGAACGTGAACACCGGCGCGTACTTTATGTTTCACTCGGGGCGCATCGCGTTTGGCCTCTTTCTCGACAGCATCTTCTTTCTGTTTCTCGCGATCGTCACGTTCAGCTACCTGATGCTGGATGAGGATGCGGTCGGTGCGCGCGTCGGCCTCGCCATCACGCAGATCGGTAGCATCGGCAGCCAGCTCCAGTTCGGCATCCGGCAGAGCGCGGAAATGTTTAACCATCTGATCGCGGTCGAGCGGCTGCTCGAGTACCGGGAGCTGCCGGCCGAACGGTCCCAAACCGTAGCCCCGCTGCCGGTCGTTCCAGTACCAGCCGATTGGCCGCAGCACGGGCGGATCGAGTTCCGAAACGTTAGCTTCCGCTATGCCGAGCACGATGTGGCCGTGCTGCACCGGCTTAGCTTTGCGGTTGCCGCCCAGGAAAAGGTGGGCATCGTGGGCAGGACGGGCGCAGGGAAGTCCTCCCTCATTGCCGCCCTGTTCCGGATGGCGCTGGTCGAGGGTGACATACTGATCGATGGCACCGACACGGCGCACGTCCCGCTGGAGCAGCTCCGCTCGCACATCTCCATCATACCGCAGGATCCGGTCCTGTTCTCCGGCACGTTGCGCCGCAATCTCGATCCGTTCGAGAGCTACCCGGACGCGGCGCTGTGGCGGGCGCTCGAGCTGGTGGAGCTGCGCGAGCTGGCGAGCGAATCGTCGGCCGGGCTGGGACTGCAGGCGTACGTGGCGGCGGGCGGGCAAAACTTTAGCGTCGGCCAGCGGCAGCTGCTCTGTCTGGCGCGTGCGATCCTGCGCGGCAATCGGATACTGGTGCTGGACGAGGCGACCGCCAACGTGGACCCCGACACGGACCGGCTGATACAGCGCACGATCCGGGAGCAGTTCGCCCAGTGTACGGTGCTGACGATCGCGCACCGGCTCAACACGATCATGGACTACGACCGGGTGCTGGTGATGAGCGACGGTACGGCGGTCGAGTTTGGGCGGCCGGCCGAGCTGCTGGCAAGGGAGGATGGTGCGTTCCGCAGCATCGTGCTGGCCACTGGGCGGGACGAGGCGGACAGTCTCATGAAGATGGTGCACAATCTCGAGCAGGGCGCAGCGGGGGGAATAATGAAGCAGTGATGCGGCATACGTTGTTAAAGTTGCAAAAAAGTGTAGTGAACGTACTTAAGAAAAAGCTAGCGAAAGTTAGCGAAAGTAACAAAGTAGATAGGATTGTACTAGCAAAGCGAAAgtagcaataaaaataatgaaccgTTCTAAACGACAGTTGCTGTGGATGTGAAAGACCTGTTTATTGTTGAACCATTCGACAACGATTTGGACGAATTTCAAACGACAAAAAAGGAACTTTTTGATTAACTTGCTTGCTGCATTACTATTCGCTAAAGCTATTTAAATCATATTCAAATAACCTGTATCAGTTTGGTGTCATTGCGATGTTACAGAAGTGTGGAAATGGGGAAGCATATATAATTGTTACATTATAATGGCATCGCGTGGATAAAATCGGTACGTTCGCTATGAAGTGTCCTCTTTGCTGCTTGAACTATACCCTTCATACACACTTCTTAGTTTGCTAGTCCAGGATTTTTAAACCAAATCAAACCCCCTACACCTTTactcaatgtttttttgtcttttatcTAGAGAATTAACACGCCTACCCTTTTGCGTGATGGATAGCAAACGCTAGTAATATGGCAATTTATACTTCTTCTGCACTTCCCATGCCTTACCAAAGATACGGTGTGAGCTACCGTTTTAACAACCATTACAACTGTTTCTGCATTCTAGTAGAAGCTCTTGCAGCAAGAAGCTTTGCAAAAATGTCtatctcttcctcttccttcttgTTATGCCACATTAGTCAACAATGTTGCTTCCTGTCTCACCGTACCGTAATTGGGTACGGTTCTCTCACTGCAGCCACTACCGGCTGAATGATTAAATCGGGCAGAAACccaaattattattatcacaATTTTGAGCCGGTTCTCCGATGTCACACAAATCCGGCCACACGCGCCCTCAACGACAACGTGCTTACGATGCCACACTTTCCTCCCCGGCGGCCGGCAGTGGCTCGTGGGCGATCGATTTCACCGTGCCGGGCTTACCCGGTCCCGCTTCGCCCAGGTTCGTCTTCCAGGACAGGTACGTGTTCCAGAACACCGCGACCgactgcaccagcagcacctgGTAGTTGAGCGGGACGAGATAGAAGTTGGCCAGCTGCACCCACGGCCAGATGTAGTAGTTCGTTAGCAGTATGTCGCCGTACTCGTGGCGCAGCTTGTGCCGGATCTCGGCCAGATTGTGCCCCTGCAGCAGCCCGATCGTGCCGATCAGTGTGCCGAGAAAGATGGGCGCAAAGACGATCTGGTCGAGGGCAACCTTCTTCAGTGTCGTGACCGCCTTGCTGCCACCCTTGGTGCCAATGTGCCGGTCCAGCACGCCGTACCATTTCCGCAGTCCCGGACCctacaaaaaaagggggggggggggcgaacgGATTCTTAGCGACCTTTTTGCCACCCAGGGTAGTATCGCAAAACGCAACGCATACTTACACCGACACAAAATCCGATGCCGAAGAACTTGAAGGCACGCATACCGTCGAACGACTGCCAATCCTTTCGCTCAATGAATCCTTGCGCAATCACGTCGCCCGCCCCCATCAGTAGCCCCGATTGGACGGACTGCACCAGCACGGGATAGCGCACGAGGGCCCGTTTGTACAGGGTGGAAAGcgacatgctgctgctgggtatAATCAAAAGGAACCACGAAACGGATCACCGAACCGACGAGTTGCCGACGAAGTAAGCACAAAACGAGAACACAACTTCTTCGCACGCCGCCAATCTTATCGAAGCTGTGACGGTTTGTGTACTGAGGTCGCGCAGCTGCACCGCACGGGAAGCAGTGGATCGATAGTTTTACTTTCCCTGCTGTGTATGCACTtcctccgttccgttccgttcctccCGACGCGACGGGAAGGCGCACGTTGCACGTTATCGCTTTTTCGGCCGGTATGGGCTGTGTAAATTTTGCACCgtgtttatgttttcgttCGGCCCTGTCAATCCGCAGCTGACAGCTGGTTTGGAGCTGGTCGCGATTAGACAACCCTGGCGAACACAGACAGCAACGTCAAAGATGGTGcagtagtggtgggagcttgGAATCGGAACTACCCGATTCGGATTGCGTCTCACGGAATCGATTCTAATTTCGATTACACAATTGGAATCAGAAACGGCACCGGAATAgaaatcagctccggaatctcTATATTCcgtcaaataattcatttcaCCCTGTCTGGCCATACGGTTTGGCTCCTTTGATTTTTAACGCAATTGCTATGGAGCTCGATTTAATTTTACCAACGTtgtaaaaataaccaaaaatgcatccagagGATTGCACTCAACACGACCATTCAATCATTCAATGTATGCTGCAATGAAACGATGAATGCTTTTTCATCTAGCTGACAAAGCATCCTGGAAGCATTAAGACCCCTATTTAAAgcagggttttacaagtcagTTCCGAATGTAAATATTATTAATCACCGCGGTTTCCatcaaaacaatttttaatttcctcagtatgattttcaaaacatcAACGGGCTGCTGACATCGTTTTTTAACCGAGGTTTGAAGCCAGATCTCATCATCCGTTGATaggtgaagtgttgaaaattatgCTGAAGAGcttaaaaattatgatgatgaaaatGGAATGATAGAGTGATGTGGAATAACTTCTTGCACGCGATggaaaacaatgtttacattcgaaaatgacttggaaaaccctgcaaGCCGCAAAAAAACCACAATCGTACTCGAAAACGATCCATTGTAGGGTTTTCCAAGCCAGTTTCGATTGTAAACACTGTTATTCATCGCATCccagatgtttttcaacagttgtcaaatggtttatttgttcAAAATGCAATGTCAGT encodes the following:
- the LOC1281392 gene encoding ATP-binding cassette sub-family C member 4 isoform X1; this encodes MEATRVRLSPNPRQKANFLSVLTFWWTVDMFRKGYNQTFDISDLYTPLEEDRADRLGNRLERQWHRQLERQRYTPSHSPSLVRAIFRTLWKEWVTLSVLAFFAEVVLRLLQPIFLGRMLLYFREGSNVTREDALYYACCMVAVRAIIVLCDNQYGIISVLTGVKAKIAVCSVVYRKSLRLARNALGDTSPGKMVNLMSNDVNRFDIASYLVCFMWTSPLVMLLASVLLWYEIGWSGVAGLVAIVIITPIQSYTGTLTSRYRLRTALKTDERIRLMDEIIAGIAVIKLYAWERPFAKLISQARRNEMREVLKSGYLRALYMSFQLFTTRAAILGVMLAFIALDEDITAAKVFVAASYLSNVSYTMAGLFGRGIAELGEGLVATRRLQRFLEYDEVQAPAKPNQATGKEKENGTVSEARRLLNEPTDGPLPDGVAIQLRALTARWTVPGEVDSERVKVVPPATLSELSVQFRRGSLIGIVGPVGSGKSSVLQVLLRELPVESGRLQLARGCSIAYASQEPWLFTGSLRQNVLFGEQLDQYRYRQVLKVCALQPDLAHLPAGDMTVIGERGVSLSGGQKARICLARAVYRQADVYLLDDPLSAVDAHVAKHLFELCIGNGGFLKRRNPNATRILVTHQVHFLKQADWVVVMKEGRVEAQGTPQELQQRGIELEHLEPSSECMDGDASTHPASNRTISHTSTASTVTVDSVTLEEFNAGDGDEQEAAKNKFEASSQGTVPGSVFLQYASSAGSWLIFVGLVLLFAITQLIVSVADWWLSYWTGLEETAGSGRPIAPDRNQTEQQQADDPTSHQLSRDMCVLVHATLVGTIFFVAILRAFGFYKACARASQSIHDAVFSGFIGARMRFFETNASGRILNRFSKDMGAMDDMLPKSILDATQTLLMFAGAMLVVVFVQPFFMVPIMLLFVVLLFARRVYLRTSQNTRRLEGITRSPIFTHIAATLTGLPTIRAYGVQELLIREFDTHQNVNTGAYFMFHSGRIAFGLFLDSIFFLFLAIVTFSYLMLDEDAVGARVGLAITQIGSIGSQLQFGIRQSAEMFNHLIAVERLLEYRELPAERSQTVAPLPVVPVPADWPQHGRIEFRNVSFRYAEHDVAVLHRLSFAVAAQEKVGIVGRTGAGKSSLIAALFRMALVEGDILIDGTDTAHVPLEQLRSHISIIPQDPVLFSGTLRRNLDPFESYPDAALWRALELVELRELASESSAGLGLQAYVAAGGQNFSVGQRQLLCLARAILRGNRILVLDEATANVDPDTDRLIQRTIREQFAQCTVLTIAHRLNTIMDYDRVLVMSDGTAVEFGRPAELLAREDGAFRSIVLATGRDEADSLMKMVHNLEQGAAGGIMKQ
- the LOC1281392 gene encoding ATP-binding cassette sub-family C member 4 isoform X2; this translates as MVAVRAIIVLCDNQYGIISVLTGVKAKIAVCSVVYRKSLRLARNALGDTSPGKMVNLMSNDVNRFDIASYLVCFMWTSPLVMLLASVLLWYEIGWSGVAGLVAIVIITPIQSYTGTLTSRYRLRTALKTDERIRLMDEIIAGIAVIKLYAWERPFAKLISQARRNEMREVLKSGYLRALYMSFQLFTTRAAILGVMLAFIALDEDITAAKVFVAASYLSNVSYTMAGLFGRGIAELGEGLVATRRLQRFLEYDEVQAPAKPNQATGKEKENGTVSEARRLLNEPTDGPLPDGVAIQLRALTARWTVPGEVDSERVKVVPPATLSELSVQFRRGSLIGIVGPVGSGKSSVLQVLLRELPVESGRLQLARGCSIAYASQEPWLFTGSLRQNVLFGEQLDQYRYRQVLKVCALQPDLAHLPAGDMTVIGERGVSLSGGQKARICLARAVYRQADVYLLDDPLSAVDAHVAKHLFELCIGNGGFLKRRNPNATRILVTHQVHFLKQADWVVVMKEGRVEAQGTPQELQQRGIELEHLEPSSECMDGDASTHPASNRTISHTSTASTVTVDSVTLEEFNAGDGDEQEAAKNKFEASSQGTVPGSVFLQYASSAGSWLIFVGLVLLFAITQLIVSVADWWLSYWTGLEETAGSGRPIAPDRNQTEQQQADDPTSHQLSRDMCVLVHATLVGTIFFVAILRAFGFYKACARASQSIHDAVFSGFIGARMRFFETNASGRILNRFSKDMGAMDDMLPKSILDATQTLLMFAGAMLVVVFVQPFFMVPIMLLFVVLLFARRVYLRTSQNTRRLEGITRSPIFTHIAATLTGLPTIRAYGVQELLIREFDTHQNVNTGAYFMFHSGRIAFGLFLDSIFFLFLAIVTFSYLMLDEDAVGARVGLAITQIGSIGSQLQFGIRQSAEMFNHLIAVERLLEYRELPAERSQTVAPLPVVPVPADWPQHGRIEFRNVSFRYAEHDVAVLHRLSFAVAAQEKVGIVGRTGAGKSSLIAALFRMALVEGDILIDGTDTAHVPLEQLRSHISIIPQDPVLFSGTLRRNLDPFESYPDAALWRALELVELRELASESSAGLGLQAYVAAGGQNFSVGQRQLLCLARAILRGNRILVLDEATANVDPDTDRLIQRTIREQFAQCTVLTIAHRLNTIMDYDRVLVMSDGTAVEFGRPAELLAREDGAFRSIVLATGRDEADSLMKMVHNLEQGAAGGIMKQ
- the LOC1281391 gene encoding protein Mpv17 — encoded protein: MSLSTLYKRALVRYPVLVQSVQSGLLMGAGDVIAQGFIERKDWQSFDGMRAFKFFGIGFCVGGPGLRKWYGVLDRHIGTKGGSKAVTTLKKVALDQIVFAPIFLGTLIGTIGLLQGHNLAEIRHKLRHEYGDILLTNYYIWPWVQLANFYLVPLNYQVLLVQSVAVFWNTYLSWKTNLGEAGPGKPGTVKSIAHEPLPAAGEESVAS